The Hahella sp. HNIBRBA332 genome window below encodes:
- a CDS encoding NAD(P)-dependent oxidoreductase, translated as MTERSGEVFKVRKVLVTGATGFAGSHILEALSRVPGIRPIAACRHPGALPAEVCCEVREGDLRDANYIKDVCRGVDVVIHAAAWTSLYGHSESSQRLYFQPTLGLIEAARQAGVKVFINTSTASAAAPERSADPYSPGVEPPYWPHLCNLVRIENILRGYARDWFKVINLRMGIYVGRRYRVGFLPILLPRLKTRLIPWIRGGRTSLPLIDGRDIGQAFSLAAQWTPGENFAAFNIVGSGPPSVREVIEYISDRHHIPKPCYSVPFPVAYGVGELMELIDPLMPFDPLVTRSLIHLLEETGADNSRATAVLGYQPQIDWRRSIDEQIEEICRQKTLAPMHNLLET; from the coding sequence ATGACGGAGAGGAGCGGTGAAGTGTTCAAGGTCAGGAAAGTGCTGGTGACTGGCGCGACGGGATTCGCCGGGAGCCATATTTTGGAAGCGCTGAGCAGGGTCCCCGGAATCCGCCCTATCGCCGCCTGCCGTCATCCCGGCGCACTGCCTGCGGAAGTCTGCTGCGAAGTGCGCGAGGGTGATCTGCGCGACGCCAATTACATCAAGGATGTGTGTCGGGGCGTGGATGTGGTGATTCATGCTGCGGCTTGGACGTCTCTGTACGGTCATAGCGAAAGTTCGCAGCGCCTGTATTTTCAGCCGACCCTGGGATTGATCGAGGCGGCGCGGCAGGCGGGCGTGAAAGTCTTCATCAACACCAGCACTGCTTCCGCCGCCGCGCCGGAGCGCTCTGCCGATCCCTATAGTCCAGGCGTCGAACCTCCTTATTGGCCGCATCTGTGTAATCTGGTGCGCATCGAAAATATCCTGCGCGGATACGCCCGCGATTGGTTCAAGGTCATTAACCTGCGCATGGGAATTTATGTAGGGCGACGCTATCGCGTAGGCTTTCTGCCGATACTGTTGCCGCGTCTGAAAACACGGCTGATTCCCTGGATTCGCGGCGGCAGAACCAGTCTGCCCCTGATTGACGGCCGCGATATCGGGCAGGCGTTTTCTCTGGCGGCGCAATGGACGCCGGGAGAAAACTTCGCCGCTTTCAATATCGTCGGTTCCGGTCCGCCCAGCGTGCGCGAGGTGATCGAATATATCTCCGACCGTCACCATATCCCCAAGCCATGCTATAGCGTCCCATTCCCGGTTGCTTATGGGGTGGGCGAATTGATGGAGCTGATTGATCCGTTAATGCCCTTTGACCCATTGGTTACCCGCAGCCTGATTCACTTGCTGGAGGAAACCGGGGCTGACAACAGCCGCGCCACGGCTGTGTTGGGCTATCAGCCGCAGATCGACTGGCGTCGCTCCATTGATGAACAAATTGAAGAAATATGCCGCCAGAAAACCCTGGCGCCTATGCATAATTTGTTGGAGACCTGA
- the yegD gene encoding molecular chaperone, producing the protein MFAGFDYGTSNCALGVIRRGEEASSEVKLLGLDRDSVLLPSNLYALDRSLVCEYVAGRITDPDARESYLASRPNAAGQAQRARRELSIGSDEQVLCVGRQAVDLHIEAPDEGFYIKSPKSFLGSGGLSRPQLDFIEDVVTAMMIWAKSQAEASAEAELSQAVIGRPVNYQGADSDAANRQAMEIMTSAAQRAGFKDFEFMYEPLAAGVNFESRMQQDQVLLVVDIGGGTTDCSMVRMGPSHRNNDNRSDDFLAHCGQRTGGNDLDIYLTYKGLMPLFGLGTDKKSGLTMPTQPFWSAIEINNVRTQAEFSAWQTRDDIAQLCCDAKRPELLNRLLLLQEGRKSYQLVRSGEQAKIELSDADAHEVNLDYIEKGLSQPLDRAMLSEAIQNPLNRIIDIVREALKLAQCRPDLVYLTGGSGKSPVIRAALEQELGEIPVVDGDFFGSVAAGLTQWAAKIYR; encoded by the coding sequence ATGTTCGCCGGTTTTGATTATGGGACCTCCAATTGCGCATTGGGCGTGATTCGTCGCGGAGAAGAGGCGTCATCGGAGGTGAAGTTGCTGGGCCTGGATCGGGACTCAGTGTTGTTGCCTTCCAATCTTTATGCTCTGGATCGCAGTCTGGTATGTGAATATGTGGCCGGACGTATTACCGATCCAGACGCCCGTGAATCCTATCTTGCTTCCCGACCTAACGCCGCCGGACAAGCGCAACGCGCCCGCCGCGAGCTGAGCATCGGTTCTGACGAACAAGTGCTGTGTGTCGGCCGGCAGGCGGTGGATCTGCACATCGAAGCGCCGGATGAAGGCTTTTATATCAAGTCTCCTAAATCTTTCCTGGGTTCTGGCGGTCTGAGTCGGCCGCAACTCGACTTCATTGAAGACGTGGTCACCGCCATGATGATATGGGCGAAGTCCCAGGCGGAAGCCAGCGCGGAGGCGGAATTGTCGCAAGCGGTGATTGGTCGCCCAGTGAATTATCAAGGCGCGGATAGCGACGCGGCGAACCGGCAGGCTATGGAGATTATGACCTCGGCGGCGCAGCGGGCGGGATTCAAAGACTTTGAATTTATGTATGAGCCTCTTGCTGCGGGCGTTAATTTTGAGAGTCGCATGCAGCAGGATCAAGTGCTGCTGGTCGTCGATATCGGCGGCGGCACCACTGACTGCTCTATGGTGAGAATGGGGCCGTCGCACCGCAATAACGACAATCGCAGCGATGATTTCCTGGCGCATTGCGGTCAACGCACCGGCGGTAATGATCTGGACATCTACCTGACCTACAAAGGCCTGATGCCGTTGTTTGGACTGGGGACAGATAAGAAATCCGGTCTCACCATGCCTACGCAGCCGTTCTGGAGCGCGATCGAAATCAACAACGTGCGCACACAGGCGGAATTCAGCGCCTGGCAGACCCGTGACGACATCGCGCAGCTATGTTGCGACGCTAAGCGTCCTGAGCTATTGAACCGTCTACTGCTTCTGCAGGAAGGCCGCAAGAGCTATCAGTTGGTGCGCAGCGGCGAACAGGCCAAGATTGAACTGTCAGACGCCGACGCCCATGAAGTGAATCTCGACTACATCGAAAAAGGCCTCAGTCAGCCTTTGGACCGCGCGATGCTGAGCGAAGCGATTCAAAATCCGCTCAACCGGATTATCGACATTGTGCGTGAGGCGCTGAAACTGGCGCAATGTCGTCCGGATCTGGTATACCTCACTGGCGGCAGCGGCAAATCCCCGGTTATCCGCGCCGCGCTTGAGCAGGAGCTTGGCGAGATTCCCGTGGTGGACGGCGAC